From a region of the Castanea sativa cultivar Marrone di Chiusa Pesio chromosome 10, ASM4071231v1 genome:
- the LOC142612028 gene encoding uncharacterized protein LOC142612028, which produces MSWGVNLNGRQGIFSVVSSSEVKASDRPDKRPRRTPIMITFGETDLEGMSQSHNDALVVTSRIGGSLVKRVMLDQESGAEIMYLNLYKGLELKSEDLSKYDTPLMGFDGKIVTLDGQIKLSVVTKGKEVEVNFIVVNGFSPYTAILWRPWIHAMEAIPSTLNKLNVDLKVVPKKQRSRRFTKPHVEVVREDVENLK; this is translated from the coding sequence ATGTCTTGGGGCGTGAACTTGAATGGGCGGCAGGGAATATTTAGCGTGGTGTCCTCATCTGAGGTGAAGGCTTCAGATCGTCCTGATAAGAGACCTCGGAGGACCCCTATAATGATTACCTTTGGGGAAACAGATTTGGAAGGAATGTCTCAATCACACAATGATGCCTTAGTCGTGACTTCCCGGATTGGAGGGTCCCTAGTGAAAAGGGTAATGTTAGATCAAGAGAGTGGAGCAGAGATAATGTACCTCAATCTTTACAAGGGACTGGAACTAAAATCTGAGGATTTGAGCAAGTATGATACCCCGCTTATGGGATTCGATGGAAAAATCGTGACTCTTGATGGGCAGATAAAGCTATCAGTAGTAACCAAAGGAAAGGAAGTGGAAGTCAATTTCATCGTGGTTAACGGCTTCTCACCCTACACAGCTATCCTGTGGAGGCCCTGGATCCATGCCATGGAGGCAATACCATCGACCCTGAATAAATTAAATGTAGACCTTAAAGTTGTGCCTAAAAAGCAAAGGTCGAGGAGATTTACGAAACCCCATGTGGAAGTTGTAAGGGAAGATGTGGAAAATTTAAAGTGA